A section of the Oryza sativa Japonica Group chromosome 1, ASM3414082v1 genome encodes:
- the LOC4325506 gene encoding uncharacterized protein isoform X2 — MGLLPVPKQVYGRTSHHLKNINITTVNDSSSDEETHVRGEVGELKKLVKTLGQRIEELENKGTSNGNSEPTMATSQRTFDDGIEEGVVRTNRKRVRCSRPDQDDSMSNQINISMNKRRCEEQQNMHHDNILDLCGKKHQEADNNIGSPCQDDSSSQPHLAHDLRWEMNKKKHRNLEKFAKTTEKQDTQKKTAHHMAQNRVHSSSVKVGTTIILVTAKYPNKETVAYATYLSSNPRDKVDGVEIGNEFTKVVVNHPLKEDEELVRPLKHCKTIGDAHYEGMSIAWPSFCVQKING, encoded by the exons ATGGGATTACTTCCTGTTCCTAAGCAGGTTTATGGTCGTACATCACATCATCTCAAGAACATAAACATCACTACAGTGAATGACTCATCATCGGATGAAGAGACACATGTTAGAGGGGAAGTGggggaattaaaaaaattagtcaaaaCACTGGGTCAGCGTATTGAGGAGTTGGAAAACAAAGGAACAAGCAATGGGAATAGTGAACCAACTATG GCAACATCTCAGAGAACTTTTGATGATGGTATTGAAGAGGGAGTAGTACGGACTAATAGAAAG AGGGTTCGATGCAGTAGACCTGATCAAGACGACTCAATGAgtaatcaaataaatatatcaATG AACAAAAGAAGATGTGAGGAACAGCAAAATATGCACCATGACAATATTCTGGATCTTTGTGGCAAAAAG CACCAGGAGGCTGATAACAACATAGGATCACCATGTCAAGATGATTCATCATCACAGCCACACCTTGCTCATGATCTTCGGTGGGAG ATGAATAAAAAGAAGCACCGAAATTTAGAGAAATTTGCAAAGACTACAGAAAAACAGGACACTCAGAAGAAGACTGCACATCACATGGCCCAAAATAGGGTGCATTCTTCTTCAGTGAAG GTTGGTACCACAATAATCTTGGTGACTGCAAAATATCCTAACAAAGAAACTGTGGCATATGCTACTTATTTGAGTAGTAACCCAAGAGACAAAGTGGATGGTGTTGAGATTGGTAACGAGTTCACTAAAGTGGTTGTCAATCATCCACTTAAGGAAGATGAAGAGCTCGTAAGGCCACTAAAGCACTGCAAGACAATTGGTGATGCCCATTATGAAGGAATGTCGATTGCTTGGCCTTCATTTTGT GTTCAAAAGATCAATGGTTAA
- the LOC4325506 gene encoding uncharacterized protein isoform X1, with translation MLSTLYSGHIFFHLQVTLENLIDEQPELAQNDQGRVAWEGDALNKVLGKEKPGQVHGMGLLPVPKQVYGRTSHHLKNINITTVNDSSSDEETHVRGEVGELKKLVKTLGQRIEELENKGTSNGNSEPTMATSQRTFDDGIEEGVVRTNRKRVRCSRPDQDDSMSNQINISMNKRRCEEQQNMHHDNILDLCGKKHQEADNNIGSPCQDDSSSQPHLAHDLRWEMNKKKHRNLEKFAKTTEKQDTQKKTAHHMAQNRVHSSSVKVGTTIILVTAKYPNKETVAYATYLSSNPRDKVDGVEIGNEFTKVVVNHPLKEDEELVRPLKHCKTIGDAHYEGMSIAWPSFCVQKING, from the exons ATGTTATCTACCTTGTACAGTGGGCATATATTTTTTCACTTGCAGGTCACATTGGAGAACCTCATCGATGAACAACCAGAGTTGGCACAAAATGATCAAGGAAGAGTTGCATGGGAAGGTGATGCGCTAAATAAAGTATTGGGCAAAGAAAAACCTGGCCAAGTGCACGGAATGGGATTACTTCCTGTTCCTAAGCAGGTTTATGGTCGTACATCACATCATCTCAAGAACATAAACATCACTACAGTGAATGACTCATCATCGGATGAAGAGACACATGTTAGAGGGGAAGTGggggaattaaaaaaattagtcaaaaCACTGGGTCAGCGTATTGAGGAGTTGGAAAACAAAGGAACAAGCAATGGGAATAGTGAACCAACTATG GCAACATCTCAGAGAACTTTTGATGATGGTATTGAAGAGGGAGTAGTACGGACTAATAGAAAG AGGGTTCGATGCAGTAGACCTGATCAAGACGACTCAATGAgtaatcaaataaatatatcaATG AACAAAAGAAGATGTGAGGAACAGCAAAATATGCACCATGACAATATTCTGGATCTTTGTGGCAAAAAG CACCAGGAGGCTGATAACAACATAGGATCACCATGTCAAGATGATTCATCATCACAGCCACACCTTGCTCATGATCTTCGGTGGGAG ATGAATAAAAAGAAGCACCGAAATTTAGAGAAATTTGCAAAGACTACAGAAAAACAGGACACTCAGAAGAAGACTGCACATCACATGGCCCAAAATAGGGTGCATTCTTCTTCAGTGAAG GTTGGTACCACAATAATCTTGGTGACTGCAAAATATCCTAACAAAGAAACTGTGGCATATGCTACTTATTTGAGTAGTAACCCAAGAGACAAAGTGGATGGTGTTGAGATTGGTAACGAGTTCACTAAAGTGGTTGTCAATCATCCACTTAAGGAAGATGAAGAGCTCGTAAGGCCACTAAAGCACTGCAAGACAATTGGTGATGCCCATTATGAAGGAATGTCGATTGCTTGGCCTTCATTTTGT GTTCAAAAGATCAATGGTTAA
- the LOC4325592 gene encoding uncharacterized protein isoform X1, with product MHKETAIALRWHDEGRTKDGVLRHPADSEAWKSIDSRNPQFASDSRNIRFAMASDGFNPFGTLSSTYSCWPVVLIPYNLPPWLCMKASSIMLALIIPGPSYPGKDFHLFMEPVYEELFDLFEVGTPTYDASQNEMFQLRATVLFTISDYPGIGIFAGYSVNGEFACIMCREETCSKRLKHGHKYCFMGHRRFLPLDHELRYNENSFDGTEEHRVEPLAYSETSVLQKIEKINDFEKSKTWKCRSGLFSLPYWDLNVLHHNLDVMHIEKNVCDNIYGTLLGLEGKSKDNLQARLDLQEMNIRPDLHPIRKANNKYYLPPASYTMSKREKHQFCKVLHDIKVPDGYAENISKCINVSQGKISGLKSHDCHILMQELLPVALRGVLPYNVTFVLFDLCGYFRELSSKVLYIDVLDKLEEQIKMTLCRLEMIFPPGFFTIMVHLVVHLATEAKLGGPVCYRYMYFVERYLSVLKSYVRNKAHPEGCLAEAYLADECITFCSRYLEGFETKHNQPTRNDDNDESVACSDDECTPYLFPHVGKPLGKPRSYVIRGLTKMQAHRYVLFNCPDVNPYLRTHADEIRRTYRQGRITPKIIERIQNEKFHEWFRAHFQVHYFDADAVTLARWHRGVTVSFGKRK from the exons ATGCACAAGGAAACAGCTATAGCATTAAGATGGCATGATGAGGGTCGTACAAAGGATGGTGTGTTGCGTCATCCAGCTGACTCAGAGGCTTGGAAGTCCATTGACTCTAGGAATCCCCAGTTTGCATCGGATTCTCGAAACATCAGGTTTGCAATGGCTAGTGATGGATTTAATCCTTTTGGGACATTGAGTTCAACTTATAGTTGTTGGCCAGTTGTCTTGATTCCATATAACCttcctccatggttatgcatgaAAGCATCTTCTATTATGCTTGCACTAATAATTCCTGGTCCATCTTACCCTGGAAAGGATTTTCATTTATTTATGGAACCAGTTTATGAAGAGTTATTTGATTTATTTGAGGTTGGAACTCCTACATATGATGCATCTCAAAATGAGATGTTTCAGCTTCGTGCTACAGTACTGTTCACTATTAGTGACTATCCTGGGATTGGGATCTTTGCGGGATATAGTGTCAATGGTGAATTTGCTTGTATTATGTGTCGTGAAGAAACGTGCTCTAAACGTTTGAAACATGGACACAAGTATTGTTTCATGGGACATCGTCGATTTCTTCCTCTGGACCATGAATTACGATATAATGAAAATTCTTTTGATGGAACTGAAGAACATAGAGTAGAACCTCTTGCTTATTCTGAAACATCAGTTTTACAAAAGATAGAGAAAATTAATGATTTTGAGAAGTCAAAAACATGGAAATGCCGTAGTGGCTTATTTTCGTTGCCTTACTGGGACTTGAATGTACTCCATCATAATCTTGATGTAATGCATATTGAGAAGAATGTTTGTGATAACATATATGGGACATTGTTAGGACTGGAAGGCAAATCAAAGGATAATTTACAAGCACGCTTGGACCTACAAGAAATGAATATAAGGCCAGATTTGCATCCCataagaaaagctaataataaGTATTATTTGCCTCCTGCTTCCTATACAATGTCTAAACGGGAGAAACATCAATTTTGCAAAGTTCTCCATGATATTAAGGTTCCAGATGGATATGCAGAAAACATCTCAAAATGTATAAATGTTAGTCAAGGGAAAATTTCAGGTCTTAAAAGTCATGACTGTCATATTCTAATGCAAGAACTTCTCCCAGTTGCTTTGCGGGGTGTGCTTCCTTACAATGTCACTTTTGTCTTATTTGATCTATGTGGATATTTTAGAGAACTGAGTTCAAAAGTCCTGTACATTGATGTGCTTGACAAGTTAGAGGAACAAATTAAAATGACATTATGTCGTTTGGAGATGATATTTCCACCAGGTTTTTTTACCATTATGGTGCACTTGGTTGTTCATTTAGCCACTGAAGCAAAATTAGGAGGTCCTGTGTGTTACCGATATATGTATTTTGTGGAAAG GTATTTGAGTGTATTAAAGTCATATGTGCGTAATAAGGCACATCCTGAAGGATGTCTTGCAGAAGCATATTTGGCAGATGAGTGTATAACATTTTGTTCAAGATATCTTGAAGGTTTTGAGACAAAGCATAACCAGCCTACACGAAATGATGATAATGATGAGTCAGTTGCATGTTCAGATGATGAATGCACACCATATCTTTTTCCTCATGTTGGAAAACCACTTGGCAAGCCGAGAAGTTATGTTATTAGGGGCTTGACTAAAATGCAAGCACATAGATATGTGCTCTTCAACTGTCCAGATGTCAACCCATACCTTCG AACTCATGCTGATGAGATTAGAAGAACATATCGGCAAGGCCGCATCACCCCAAAGATTATCGAGCGTATCCAAAATGAAAAATTCCATGAATGGTTCAGAGCTCAT TTTCAGGTCCATTATTTTGATGCAGACGCAGTTACATTGGCAAG GTGGCATCGGGGTGTTACTGTTTCTTTCGGCAAGCGAAAGTGA
- the LOC4325592 gene encoding uncharacterized protein isoform X2, which produces MVHLVVHLATEAKLGGPVCYRYMYFVERYLSVLKSYVRNKAHPEGCLAEAYLADECITFCSRYLEGFETKHNQPTRNDDNDESVACSDDECTPYLFPHVGKPLGKPRSYVIRGLTKMQAHRYVLFNCPDVNPYLRTHADEIRRTYRQGRITPKIIERIQNEKFHEWFRAHFQVHYFDADAVTLARWHRGVTVSFGKRK; this is translated from the exons ATGGTGCACTTGGTTGTTCATTTAGCCACTGAAGCAAAATTAGGAGGTCCTGTGTGTTACCGATATATGTATTTTGTGGAAAG GTATTTGAGTGTATTAAAGTCATATGTGCGTAATAAGGCACATCCTGAAGGATGTCTTGCAGAAGCATATTTGGCAGATGAGTGTATAACATTTTGTTCAAGATATCTTGAAGGTTTTGAGACAAAGCATAACCAGCCTACACGAAATGATGATAATGATGAGTCAGTTGCATGTTCAGATGATGAATGCACACCATATCTTTTTCCTCATGTTGGAAAACCACTTGGCAAGCCGAGAAGTTATGTTATTAGGGGCTTGACTAAAATGCAAGCACATAGATATGTGCTCTTCAACTGTCCAGATGTCAACCCATACCTTCG AACTCATGCTGATGAGATTAGAAGAACATATCGGCAAGGCCGCATCACCCCAAAGATTATCGAGCGTATCCAAAATGAAAAATTCCATGAATGGTTCAGAGCTCAT TTTCAGGTCCATTATTTTGATGCAGACGCAGTTACATTGGCAAG GTGGCATCGGGGTGTTACTGTTTCTTTCGGCAAGCGAAAGTGA